One region of Syngnathus scovelli strain Florida chromosome 15, RoL_Ssco_1.2, whole genome shotgun sequence genomic DNA includes:
- the apbb3 gene encoding amyloid-beta A4 precursor protein-binding family B member 3 isoform X7, giving the protein MMGKDYMLAIVIVNCDDNIWTDQNLLLDPDLPSGWRTINDSTGTYYWHVPTGATQWQHPVEGKPALLDAQKDEQGPPGFSAVPPDTSCRSQRSDTSGCYGNDSQCFSVRSLGWLQVEEDDLSPGRSSLAVGNVIQQLSDGGEQTDGVLGEGREMKLLLKWDALTLVDPLDRTPLYRQPIVDIRVWGVGSNKGRDFAFVAADKDSCVLKCHVFRCDAPAKAVAAALHRVCSQTMTRQTSRSLSMYSVSPEDPPRQVNFLEAGLQRVHKFDVHYVGNLPVSRGMGMEVLNLAIESIMNSTRRHEWEATVIHVTDNVLSVFKQQQQEGEEPVWACQVRFLSFLGVGHDSRTFAIIVDGGRQRFECHVFWCEPDAGPLSEAVQAACVVQYQKCLVAQTPPPRRRLWHATGPKVKRANSVDGATFQSGGGGSSGGVLPMKGNGGYSGSGVRRGMMAFLDTFRSKHAATS; this is encoded by the exons ATGATGGGCAAAGACTACATGTTGGCCATCGTCATTGTTAACTGTGACG ACAACATCTGGACGGACCAGAACCTTCTGCTTGACCCAGATCTTCCCTCTGGCTGGAGGACCATCAACGACTCGACGGGAACCTACTACTGGCACGTGCCCACTGGCGCCACCCAGTGGCAGCACCCAGTGGAAGGGAAGCCAGCACTGCTTGATGCACAG AAGGACGAACAAGGACCACCAGGCTTCAGTGCAGTCCCACCTGACAccag TTGTAGGTCTCAAAGGTCTGACACCTCCGGTTGCTATGGCAACGACTCACAG TGTTTCTCGGTGCGCTCGCTGGGCTGGCTGCAGGTGGAGGAGGACGACTTGTCGCCGGGCCGCAGCAGCCTGGCGGTGGGCAACGTCATCCAGCAACTGTCCGACGGCGGCGAGCAGACGGATGGGGTCTTGGGGGAG GGCCGTGAGATGAAGCTGCTTCTGAAGTGGGACGCGCTAACTCTGGTGGACCCGTTAGACCGCACCCCCTTGTACCGCCAGCCAATCGTCGACATCCGCGTATGGGGAGTGGGCAGCAACAAGGGCAG GGACTTTGCCTTTGTGGCGGCCGACAAGGATAGCTGCGTTCTCAAGTGTCACGTGTTCCGCTGTGACGCGCCCGCCAAGGCCGTCGCCGCCGCGCTGCATCGCGTGTGCTCGCAG ACGATGACCCGGCAGACGTCCCGCTCTCTCTCCATGTACAGCGTCTCGCCCGAGGACCCGCCCCGACAAG TGAActtcctggaggcggggcttcaGCGCGtccacaagtttgacgtccactACGTTGGCAACCTGCCCGTGTCCCGCGGCATGG GCATGGAGGTGTTAAACTTGGCCATCGAGAGCATCATGAACTCCACCCGCCGCCACGAGTGGGAGGCCACCGTCATCCACGTGACCGACAACGTCCTGTCTGTCTTCAAG cagcagcagcaggaaggGGAGGAGCCGGTGTGGGCTTGCCAGGTGCGTTTCCTCAGCTTCCTGGGCGTCGGTCACGACAGTCGCACCTTCGCCATCATCGTGGACGGCGGCCGGCAGCGTTTCGAATGTCACGTCTTCTGGTGCGAGCCGGACGCCGGCCCCTTGTCCGAGGCAGTCCAGGCGGCGTGCGTG GTTCAGTATCAGAAATGTTTGGTGGCTCAGACGCCGCCGCCCAGGAGGCGGCTTTGGCATGCCACCGGACCCAAGGTCAAACGCGCCAACTCGGTGGATGGCGCCACGTTccaaagcggcggcggcggcagcagtggCGGGGTGTTGCCGATGAAGGGAAATGGTGGCTATAGCGGCAGCGGTGTTCGCAGGGGCATGATGGCCTTCTTGGACACCTTCCGCAGCAAGCATGCCGCCACCTCCTAA
- the apbb3 gene encoding amyloid-beta A4 precursor protein-binding family B member 3 isoform X1, with product MMGKDYMLAIVIVNCDDNIWTDQNLLLDPDLPSGWRTINDSTGTYYWHVPTGATQWQHPVEGKPALLDAQKDEQGPPGFSAVPPDTSCRSQRSDTSGCYGNDSQCFSVRSLGWLQVEEDDLSPGRSSLAVGNVIQQLSDGGEQTDGVLGEGREMKLLLKWDALTLVDPLDRTPLYRQPIVDIRVWGVGSNKGRDRDFAFVAADKDSCVLKCHVFRCDAPAKAVAAALHRVCSQTMTRQTSRSLSMYSVSPEDPPRQVNFLEAGLQRVHKFDVHYVGNLPVSRGMGTRHECHMISGPAPQPLAPKHTRFYSAGMEVLNLAIESIMNSTRRHEWEATVIHVTDNVLSVFKQQQQEGEEPVWACQVRFLSFLGVGHDSRTFAIIVDGGRQRFECHVFWCEPDAGPLSEAVQAACVVQYQKCLVAQTPPPRRRLWHATGPKVKRANSVDGATFQSGGGGSSGGVLPMKGNGGYSGSGVRRGMMAFLDTFRSKHAATS from the exons ATGATGGGCAAAGACTACATGTTGGCCATCGTCATTGTTAACTGTGACG ACAACATCTGGACGGACCAGAACCTTCTGCTTGACCCAGATCTTCCCTCTGGCTGGAGGACCATCAACGACTCGACGGGAACCTACTACTGGCACGTGCCCACTGGCGCCACCCAGTGGCAGCACCCAGTGGAAGGGAAGCCAGCACTGCTTGATGCACAG AAGGACGAACAAGGACCACCAGGCTTCAGTGCAGTCCCACCTGACAccag TTGTAGGTCTCAAAGGTCTGACACCTCCGGTTGCTATGGCAACGACTCACAG TGTTTCTCGGTGCGCTCGCTGGGCTGGCTGCAGGTGGAGGAGGACGACTTGTCGCCGGGCCGCAGCAGCCTGGCGGTGGGCAACGTCATCCAGCAACTGTCCGACGGCGGCGAGCAGACGGATGGGGTCTTGGGGGAG GGCCGTGAGATGAAGCTGCTTCTGAAGTGGGACGCGCTAACTCTGGTGGACCCGTTAGACCGCACCCCCTTGTACCGCCAGCCAATCGTCGACATCCGCGTATGGGGAGTGGGCAGCAACAAGGGCAG GGACAG GGACTTTGCCTTTGTGGCGGCCGACAAGGATAGCTGCGTTCTCAAGTGTCACGTGTTCCGCTGTGACGCGCCCGCCAAGGCCGTCGCCGCCGCGCTGCATCGCGTGTGCTCGCAG ACGATGACCCGGCAGACGTCCCGCTCTCTCTCCATGTACAGCGTCTCGCCCGAGGACCCGCCCCGACAAG TGAActtcctggaggcggggcttcaGCGCGtccacaagtttgacgtccactACGTTGGCAACCTGCCCGTGTCCCGCGGCATGGGTACCCGTCATGAATGCCACATGATATCCGGGCCCGCACCACAGCCCTTGGCTCCGAAGCATACCCGTTTCTATTCCGCAGGCATGGAGGTGTTAAACTTGGCCATCGAGAGCATCATGAACTCCACCCGCCGCCACGAGTGGGAGGCCACCGTCATCCACGTGACCGACAACGTCCTGTCTGTCTTCAAG cagcagcagcaggaaggGGAGGAGCCGGTGTGGGCTTGCCAGGTGCGTTTCCTCAGCTTCCTGGGCGTCGGTCACGACAGTCGCACCTTCGCCATCATCGTGGACGGCGGCCGGCAGCGTTTCGAATGTCACGTCTTCTGGTGCGAGCCGGACGCCGGCCCCTTGTCCGAGGCAGTCCAGGCGGCGTGCGTG GTTCAGTATCAGAAATGTTTGGTGGCTCAGACGCCGCCGCCCAGGAGGCGGCTTTGGCATGCCACCGGACCCAAGGTCAAACGCGCCAACTCGGTGGATGGCGCCACGTTccaaagcggcggcggcggcagcagtggCGGGGTGTTGCCGATGAAGGGAAATGGTGGCTATAGCGGCAGCGGTGTTCGCAGGGGCATGATGGCCTTCTTGGACACCTTCCGCAGCAAGCATGCCGCCACCTCCTAA
- the apbb3 gene encoding amyloid-beta A4 precursor protein-binding family B member 3 isoform X2: MMGKDYMLAIVIVNCDDNIWTDQNLLLDPDLPSGWRTINDSTGTYYWHVPTGATQWQHPVEGKPALLDAQKDEQGPPGFSAVPPDTSCRSQRSDTSGCYGNDSQCFSVRSLGWLQVEEDDLSPGRSSLAVGNVIQQLSDGGEQTDGVLGEGREMKLLLKWDALTLVDPLDRTPLYRQPIVDIRVWGVGSNKGRDRDFAFVAADKDSCVLKCHVFRCDAPAKAVAAALHRVCSQTMTRQTSRSLSMYSVSPEDPPRQVNFLEAGLQRVHKFDVHYVGNLPVSRGMGTRHECHMISGPAPQPLAPKHTRFYSAGMEVLNLAIESIMNSTRRHEWEATVIHVTDNVLSVFKQQQEGEEPVWACQVRFLSFLGVGHDSRTFAIIVDGGRQRFECHVFWCEPDAGPLSEAVQAACVVQYQKCLVAQTPPPRRRLWHATGPKVKRANSVDGATFQSGGGGSSGGVLPMKGNGGYSGSGVRRGMMAFLDTFRSKHAATS, from the exons ATGATGGGCAAAGACTACATGTTGGCCATCGTCATTGTTAACTGTGACG ACAACATCTGGACGGACCAGAACCTTCTGCTTGACCCAGATCTTCCCTCTGGCTGGAGGACCATCAACGACTCGACGGGAACCTACTACTGGCACGTGCCCACTGGCGCCACCCAGTGGCAGCACCCAGTGGAAGGGAAGCCAGCACTGCTTGATGCACAG AAGGACGAACAAGGACCACCAGGCTTCAGTGCAGTCCCACCTGACAccag TTGTAGGTCTCAAAGGTCTGACACCTCCGGTTGCTATGGCAACGACTCACAG TGTTTCTCGGTGCGCTCGCTGGGCTGGCTGCAGGTGGAGGAGGACGACTTGTCGCCGGGCCGCAGCAGCCTGGCGGTGGGCAACGTCATCCAGCAACTGTCCGACGGCGGCGAGCAGACGGATGGGGTCTTGGGGGAG GGCCGTGAGATGAAGCTGCTTCTGAAGTGGGACGCGCTAACTCTGGTGGACCCGTTAGACCGCACCCCCTTGTACCGCCAGCCAATCGTCGACATCCGCGTATGGGGAGTGGGCAGCAACAAGGGCAG GGACAG GGACTTTGCCTTTGTGGCGGCCGACAAGGATAGCTGCGTTCTCAAGTGTCACGTGTTCCGCTGTGACGCGCCCGCCAAGGCCGTCGCCGCCGCGCTGCATCGCGTGTGCTCGCAG ACGATGACCCGGCAGACGTCCCGCTCTCTCTCCATGTACAGCGTCTCGCCCGAGGACCCGCCCCGACAAG TGAActtcctggaggcggggcttcaGCGCGtccacaagtttgacgtccactACGTTGGCAACCTGCCCGTGTCCCGCGGCATGGGTACCCGTCATGAATGCCACATGATATCCGGGCCCGCACCACAGCCCTTGGCTCCGAAGCATACCCGTTTCTATTCCGCAGGCATGGAGGTGTTAAACTTGGCCATCGAGAGCATCATGAACTCCACCCGCCGCCACGAGTGGGAGGCCACCGTCATCCACGTGACCGACAACGTCCTGTCTGTCTTCAAG cagcagcaggaaggGGAGGAGCCGGTGTGGGCTTGCCAGGTGCGTTTCCTCAGCTTCCTGGGCGTCGGTCACGACAGTCGCACCTTCGCCATCATCGTGGACGGCGGCCGGCAGCGTTTCGAATGTCACGTCTTCTGGTGCGAGCCGGACGCCGGCCCCTTGTCCGAGGCAGTCCAGGCGGCGTGCGTG GTTCAGTATCAGAAATGTTTGGTGGCTCAGACGCCGCCGCCCAGGAGGCGGCTTTGGCATGCCACCGGACCCAAGGTCAAACGCGCCAACTCGGTGGATGGCGCCACGTTccaaagcggcggcggcggcagcagtggCGGGGTGTTGCCGATGAAGGGAAATGGTGGCTATAGCGGCAGCGGTGTTCGCAGGGGCATGATGGCCTTCTTGGACACCTTCCGCAGCAAGCATGCCGCCACCTCCTAA
- the apbb3 gene encoding amyloid-beta A4 precursor protein-binding family B member 3 isoform X8: protein MMGKDYMLAIVIVNCDDNIWTDQNLLLDPDLPSGWRTINDSTGTYYWHVPTGATQWQHPVEGKPALLDAQDEQGPPGFSAVPPDTSCRSQRSDTSGCYGNDSQCFSVRSLGWLQVEEDDLSPGRSSLAVGNVIQQLSDGGEQTDGVLGEGREMKLLLKWDALTLVDPLDRTPLYRQPIVDIRVWGVGSNKGRDRDFAFVAADKDSCVLKCHVFRCDAPAKAVAAALHRVCSQTMTRQTSRSLSMYSVSPEDPPRQVNFLEAGLQRVHKFDVHYVGNLPVSRGMGMEVLNLAIESIMNSTRRHEWEATVIHVTDNVLSVFKQQQEGEEPVWACQVRFLSFLGVGHDSRTFAIIVDGGRQRFECHVFWCEPDAGPLSEAVQAACVVQYQKCLVAQTPPPRRRLWHATGPKVKRANSVDGATFQSGGGGSSGGVLPMKGNGGYSGSGVRRGMMAFLDTFRSKHAATS, encoded by the exons ATGATGGGCAAAGACTACATGTTGGCCATCGTCATTGTTAACTGTGACG ACAACATCTGGACGGACCAGAACCTTCTGCTTGACCCAGATCTTCCCTCTGGCTGGAGGACCATCAACGACTCGACGGGAACCTACTACTGGCACGTGCCCACTGGCGCCACCCAGTGGCAGCACCCAGTGGAAGGGAAGCCAGCACTGCTTGATGCACAG GACGAACAAGGACCACCAGGCTTCAGTGCAGTCCCACCTGACAccag TTGTAGGTCTCAAAGGTCTGACACCTCCGGTTGCTATGGCAACGACTCACAG TGTTTCTCGGTGCGCTCGCTGGGCTGGCTGCAGGTGGAGGAGGACGACTTGTCGCCGGGCCGCAGCAGCCTGGCGGTGGGCAACGTCATCCAGCAACTGTCCGACGGCGGCGAGCAGACGGATGGGGTCTTGGGGGAG GGCCGTGAGATGAAGCTGCTTCTGAAGTGGGACGCGCTAACTCTGGTGGACCCGTTAGACCGCACCCCCTTGTACCGCCAGCCAATCGTCGACATCCGCGTATGGGGAGTGGGCAGCAACAAGGGCAG GGACAG GGACTTTGCCTTTGTGGCGGCCGACAAGGATAGCTGCGTTCTCAAGTGTCACGTGTTCCGCTGTGACGCGCCCGCCAAGGCCGTCGCCGCCGCGCTGCATCGCGTGTGCTCGCAG ACGATGACCCGGCAGACGTCCCGCTCTCTCTCCATGTACAGCGTCTCGCCCGAGGACCCGCCCCGACAAG TGAActtcctggaggcggggcttcaGCGCGtccacaagtttgacgtccactACGTTGGCAACCTGCCCGTGTCCCGCGGCATGG GCATGGAGGTGTTAAACTTGGCCATCGAGAGCATCATGAACTCCACCCGCCGCCACGAGTGGGAGGCCACCGTCATCCACGTGACCGACAACGTCCTGTCTGTCTTCAAG cagcagcaggaaggGGAGGAGCCGGTGTGGGCTTGCCAGGTGCGTTTCCTCAGCTTCCTGGGCGTCGGTCACGACAGTCGCACCTTCGCCATCATCGTGGACGGCGGCCGGCAGCGTTTCGAATGTCACGTCTTCTGGTGCGAGCCGGACGCCGGCCCCTTGTCCGAGGCAGTCCAGGCGGCGTGCGTG GTTCAGTATCAGAAATGTTTGGTGGCTCAGACGCCGCCGCCCAGGAGGCGGCTTTGGCATGCCACCGGACCCAAGGTCAAACGCGCCAACTCGGTGGATGGCGCCACGTTccaaagcggcggcggcggcagcagtggCGGGGTGTTGCCGATGAAGGGAAATGGTGGCTATAGCGGCAGCGGTGTTCGCAGGGGCATGATGGCCTTCTTGGACACCTTCCGCAGCAAGCATGCCGCCACCTCCTAA
- the apbb3 gene encoding amyloid-beta A4 precursor protein-binding family B member 3 isoform X4 produces the protein MMGKDYMLAIVIVNCDDNIWTDQNLLLDPDLPSGWRTINDSTGTYYWHVPTGATQWQHPVEGKPALLDAQKDEQGPPGFSAVPPDTSCRSQRSDTSGCYGNDSQCFSVRSLGWLQVEEDDLSPGRSSLAVGNVIQQLSDGGEQTDGVLGEGREMKLLLKWDALTLVDPLDRTPLYRQPIVDIRVWGVGSNKGRDFAFVAADKDSCVLKCHVFRCDAPAKAVAAALHRVCSQTMTRQTSRSLSMYSVSPEDPPRQVNFLEAGLQRVHKFDVHYVGNLPVSRGMGTRHECHMISGPAPQPLAPKHTRFYSAGMEVLNLAIESIMNSTRRHEWEATVIHVTDNVLSVFKQQQQEGEEPVWACQVRFLSFLGVGHDSRTFAIIVDGGRQRFECHVFWCEPDAGPLSEAVQAACVVQYQKCLVAQTPPPRRRLWHATGPKVKRANSVDGATFQSGGGGSSGGVLPMKGNGGYSGSGVRRGMMAFLDTFRSKHAATS, from the exons ATGATGGGCAAAGACTACATGTTGGCCATCGTCATTGTTAACTGTGACG ACAACATCTGGACGGACCAGAACCTTCTGCTTGACCCAGATCTTCCCTCTGGCTGGAGGACCATCAACGACTCGACGGGAACCTACTACTGGCACGTGCCCACTGGCGCCACCCAGTGGCAGCACCCAGTGGAAGGGAAGCCAGCACTGCTTGATGCACAG AAGGACGAACAAGGACCACCAGGCTTCAGTGCAGTCCCACCTGACAccag TTGTAGGTCTCAAAGGTCTGACACCTCCGGTTGCTATGGCAACGACTCACAG TGTTTCTCGGTGCGCTCGCTGGGCTGGCTGCAGGTGGAGGAGGACGACTTGTCGCCGGGCCGCAGCAGCCTGGCGGTGGGCAACGTCATCCAGCAACTGTCCGACGGCGGCGAGCAGACGGATGGGGTCTTGGGGGAG GGCCGTGAGATGAAGCTGCTTCTGAAGTGGGACGCGCTAACTCTGGTGGACCCGTTAGACCGCACCCCCTTGTACCGCCAGCCAATCGTCGACATCCGCGTATGGGGAGTGGGCAGCAACAAGGGCAG GGACTTTGCCTTTGTGGCGGCCGACAAGGATAGCTGCGTTCTCAAGTGTCACGTGTTCCGCTGTGACGCGCCCGCCAAGGCCGTCGCCGCCGCGCTGCATCGCGTGTGCTCGCAG ACGATGACCCGGCAGACGTCCCGCTCTCTCTCCATGTACAGCGTCTCGCCCGAGGACCCGCCCCGACAAG TGAActtcctggaggcggggcttcaGCGCGtccacaagtttgacgtccactACGTTGGCAACCTGCCCGTGTCCCGCGGCATGGGTACCCGTCATGAATGCCACATGATATCCGGGCCCGCACCACAGCCCTTGGCTCCGAAGCATACCCGTTTCTATTCCGCAGGCATGGAGGTGTTAAACTTGGCCATCGAGAGCATCATGAACTCCACCCGCCGCCACGAGTGGGAGGCCACCGTCATCCACGTGACCGACAACGTCCTGTCTGTCTTCAAG cagcagcagcaggaaggGGAGGAGCCGGTGTGGGCTTGCCAGGTGCGTTTCCTCAGCTTCCTGGGCGTCGGTCACGACAGTCGCACCTTCGCCATCATCGTGGACGGCGGCCGGCAGCGTTTCGAATGTCACGTCTTCTGGTGCGAGCCGGACGCCGGCCCCTTGTCCGAGGCAGTCCAGGCGGCGTGCGTG GTTCAGTATCAGAAATGTTTGGTGGCTCAGACGCCGCCGCCCAGGAGGCGGCTTTGGCATGCCACCGGACCCAAGGTCAAACGCGCCAACTCGGTGGATGGCGCCACGTTccaaagcggcggcggcggcagcagtggCGGGGTGTTGCCGATGAAGGGAAATGGTGGCTATAGCGGCAGCGGTGTTCGCAGGGGCATGATGGCCTTCTTGGACACCTTCCGCAGCAAGCATGCCGCCACCTCCTAA
- the apbb3 gene encoding amyloid-beta A4 precursor protein-binding family B member 3 isoform X5 encodes MMGKDYMLAIVIVNCDDNIWTDQNLLLDPDLPSGWRTINDSTGTYYWHVPTGATQWQHPVEGKPALLDAQKDEQGPPGFSAVPPDTSCRSQRSDTSGCYGNDSQCFSVRSLGWLQVEEDDLSPGRSSLAVGNVIQQLSDGGEQTDGVLGEGREMKLLLKWDALTLVDPLDRTPLYRQPIVDIRVWGVGSNKGRDRDFAFVAADKDSCVLKCHVFRCDAPAKAVAAALHRVCSQTMTRQTSRSLSMYSVSPEDPPRQVNFLEAGLQRVHKFDVHYVGNLPVSRGMGMEVLNLAIESIMNSTRRHEWEATVIHVTDNVLSVFKQQQQEGEEPVWACQVRFLSFLGVGHDSRTFAIIVDGGRQRFECHVFWCEPDAGPLSEAVQAACVVQYQKCLVAQTPPPRRRLWHATGPKVKRANSVDGATFQSGGGGSSGGVLPMKGNGGYSGSGVRRGMMAFLDTFRSKHAATS; translated from the exons ATGATGGGCAAAGACTACATGTTGGCCATCGTCATTGTTAACTGTGACG ACAACATCTGGACGGACCAGAACCTTCTGCTTGACCCAGATCTTCCCTCTGGCTGGAGGACCATCAACGACTCGACGGGAACCTACTACTGGCACGTGCCCACTGGCGCCACCCAGTGGCAGCACCCAGTGGAAGGGAAGCCAGCACTGCTTGATGCACAG AAGGACGAACAAGGACCACCAGGCTTCAGTGCAGTCCCACCTGACAccag TTGTAGGTCTCAAAGGTCTGACACCTCCGGTTGCTATGGCAACGACTCACAG TGTTTCTCGGTGCGCTCGCTGGGCTGGCTGCAGGTGGAGGAGGACGACTTGTCGCCGGGCCGCAGCAGCCTGGCGGTGGGCAACGTCATCCAGCAACTGTCCGACGGCGGCGAGCAGACGGATGGGGTCTTGGGGGAG GGCCGTGAGATGAAGCTGCTTCTGAAGTGGGACGCGCTAACTCTGGTGGACCCGTTAGACCGCACCCCCTTGTACCGCCAGCCAATCGTCGACATCCGCGTATGGGGAGTGGGCAGCAACAAGGGCAG GGACAG GGACTTTGCCTTTGTGGCGGCCGACAAGGATAGCTGCGTTCTCAAGTGTCACGTGTTCCGCTGTGACGCGCCCGCCAAGGCCGTCGCCGCCGCGCTGCATCGCGTGTGCTCGCAG ACGATGACCCGGCAGACGTCCCGCTCTCTCTCCATGTACAGCGTCTCGCCCGAGGACCCGCCCCGACAAG TGAActtcctggaggcggggcttcaGCGCGtccacaagtttgacgtccactACGTTGGCAACCTGCCCGTGTCCCGCGGCATGG GCATGGAGGTGTTAAACTTGGCCATCGAGAGCATCATGAACTCCACCCGCCGCCACGAGTGGGAGGCCACCGTCATCCACGTGACCGACAACGTCCTGTCTGTCTTCAAG cagcagcagcaggaaggGGAGGAGCCGGTGTGGGCTTGCCAGGTGCGTTTCCTCAGCTTCCTGGGCGTCGGTCACGACAGTCGCACCTTCGCCATCATCGTGGACGGCGGCCGGCAGCGTTTCGAATGTCACGTCTTCTGGTGCGAGCCGGACGCCGGCCCCTTGTCCGAGGCAGTCCAGGCGGCGTGCGTG GTTCAGTATCAGAAATGTTTGGTGGCTCAGACGCCGCCGCCCAGGAGGCGGCTTTGGCATGCCACCGGACCCAAGGTCAAACGCGCCAACTCGGTGGATGGCGCCACGTTccaaagcggcggcggcggcagcagtggCGGGGTGTTGCCGATGAAGGGAAATGGTGGCTATAGCGGCAGCGGTGTTCGCAGGGGCATGATGGCCTTCTTGGACACCTTCCGCAGCAAGCATGCCGCCACCTCCTAA
- the apbb3 gene encoding amyloid-beta A4 precursor protein-binding family B member 3 isoform X3, with amino-acid sequence MMGKDYMLAIVIVNCDDNIWTDQNLLLDPDLPSGWRTINDSTGTYYWHVPTGATQWQHPVEGKPALLDAQDEQGPPGFSAVPPDTSCRSQRSDTSGCYGNDSQCFSVRSLGWLQVEEDDLSPGRSSLAVGNVIQQLSDGGEQTDGVLGEGREMKLLLKWDALTLVDPLDRTPLYRQPIVDIRVWGVGSNKGRDRDFAFVAADKDSCVLKCHVFRCDAPAKAVAAALHRVCSQTMTRQTSRSLSMYSVSPEDPPRQVNFLEAGLQRVHKFDVHYVGNLPVSRGMGTRHECHMISGPAPQPLAPKHTRFYSAGMEVLNLAIESIMNSTRRHEWEATVIHVTDNVLSVFKQQQQEGEEPVWACQVRFLSFLGVGHDSRTFAIIVDGGRQRFECHVFWCEPDAGPLSEAVQAACVVQYQKCLVAQTPPPRRRLWHATGPKVKRANSVDGATFQSGGGGSSGGVLPMKGNGGYSGSGVRRGMMAFLDTFRSKHAATS; translated from the exons ATGATGGGCAAAGACTACATGTTGGCCATCGTCATTGTTAACTGTGACG ACAACATCTGGACGGACCAGAACCTTCTGCTTGACCCAGATCTTCCCTCTGGCTGGAGGACCATCAACGACTCGACGGGAACCTACTACTGGCACGTGCCCACTGGCGCCACCCAGTGGCAGCACCCAGTGGAAGGGAAGCCAGCACTGCTTGATGCACAG GACGAACAAGGACCACCAGGCTTCAGTGCAGTCCCACCTGACAccag TTGTAGGTCTCAAAGGTCTGACACCTCCGGTTGCTATGGCAACGACTCACAG TGTTTCTCGGTGCGCTCGCTGGGCTGGCTGCAGGTGGAGGAGGACGACTTGTCGCCGGGCCGCAGCAGCCTGGCGGTGGGCAACGTCATCCAGCAACTGTCCGACGGCGGCGAGCAGACGGATGGGGTCTTGGGGGAG GGCCGTGAGATGAAGCTGCTTCTGAAGTGGGACGCGCTAACTCTGGTGGACCCGTTAGACCGCACCCCCTTGTACCGCCAGCCAATCGTCGACATCCGCGTATGGGGAGTGGGCAGCAACAAGGGCAG GGACAG GGACTTTGCCTTTGTGGCGGCCGACAAGGATAGCTGCGTTCTCAAGTGTCACGTGTTCCGCTGTGACGCGCCCGCCAAGGCCGTCGCCGCCGCGCTGCATCGCGTGTGCTCGCAG ACGATGACCCGGCAGACGTCCCGCTCTCTCTCCATGTACAGCGTCTCGCCCGAGGACCCGCCCCGACAAG TGAActtcctggaggcggggcttcaGCGCGtccacaagtttgacgtccactACGTTGGCAACCTGCCCGTGTCCCGCGGCATGGGTACCCGTCATGAATGCCACATGATATCCGGGCCCGCACCACAGCCCTTGGCTCCGAAGCATACCCGTTTCTATTCCGCAGGCATGGAGGTGTTAAACTTGGCCATCGAGAGCATCATGAACTCCACCCGCCGCCACGAGTGGGAGGCCACCGTCATCCACGTGACCGACAACGTCCTGTCTGTCTTCAAG cagcagcagcaggaaggGGAGGAGCCGGTGTGGGCTTGCCAGGTGCGTTTCCTCAGCTTCCTGGGCGTCGGTCACGACAGTCGCACCTTCGCCATCATCGTGGACGGCGGCCGGCAGCGTTTCGAATGTCACGTCTTCTGGTGCGAGCCGGACGCCGGCCCCTTGTCCGAGGCAGTCCAGGCGGCGTGCGTG GTTCAGTATCAGAAATGTTTGGTGGCTCAGACGCCGCCGCCCAGGAGGCGGCTTTGGCATGCCACCGGACCCAAGGTCAAACGCGCCAACTCGGTGGATGGCGCCACGTTccaaagcggcggcggcggcagcagtggCGGGGTGTTGCCGATGAAGGGAAATGGTGGCTATAGCGGCAGCGGTGTTCGCAGGGGCATGATGGCCTTCTTGGACACCTTCCGCAGCAAGCATGCCGCCACCTCCTAA